The nucleotide window AACAGATTTTCTAATCTCAATATGTACGCAGTCACACTGGAACAATTGCTTTCAgcttgatgtataatttccctgtccatttccctcgCACACAGTTAACCTAGTGACGATAGCAAttctgtctcgaggaaagtgcggtctctccaaatgtgtcactcgttacctggtggccatggctgcggcggatctgctggtcattatcctcgacctgattttACGGCACATTCCAATTCGTTATCGGGAAGCATTTCTCCCAATTTATTGCATCCATGCATGTAATATCCATGCCACCCTGCTTGATGCAGCAACGGACGGTTCGGTCTggttcacagtcgctttcacctttaatcgatttgtggccatttgttgccagaagttaaAAACTAGATATTGCAAAGAGAAGACAGCTGATGTGGTTCTTGgagcagtgactgtgctgagctgtttaaaagacatcacctggtattttctgCTATCAAATCAGTATAGCCGTTTTAACAGCCCCTGGTTTTGCCGTGTAAACACAGACGTTATGTCTTCACCAGTCTGGGGAACAATCGGGTTCTTTCACATCATTCTAATACCTGGCATCGCATTTGTGTTGATTCTACTACTCAATGTTTttactgtcagacacattatagtTGCCAGCAGAGCACGAAGGCAACTGCggcctcacagcagtggagagagcccCGGAGACCCAGAAATGGATaaccgaagaaaatccatcattttactgttcctTATCTCGGGTAATTTCATACTGCTATGGTCAGAGTTAATGGTGCATTCCATATGGAAATGCATGTGGTGGTTGGTTTATAATTCTGCAATTCTACCTGCTTTTTTAATGAAAATGGGAttcatgcttcagctcctgagttgctgcacaaatacttgtATTTATGTTGTGACACAGAatatgttcagagctcagttgaAGAATGTGATGAAATACGCCATTACACTAATTTTAAAATTGATTAAACAATGAGATGCACTGAGCAAGTTTAAGCAACAGAACAAATATTGTCTCTTATTCTAAGAAAATAAACAAatgacaaataggagcaggagcagaccattcagtgcTTCGACCCTGTTCGCCAAACAATGCGATGGTGGCTTATCTTCTTTctgaactctactttcctgcctcttTTCCATATCATTTCTTTCCCTGAGAGGCAAAATAGATTTGCCTATCTCGACCTTTAAGCACGCTGAATGATTGGGCATCCTTCAcattctgaagtagagaattcaaaggattcacaacccttttattgAAGGAGCTTTTCCTCGTCTGAGTCACAACGGAGCGCCCCTCTGCCTTGAAAATGTACTCCCGTGTTATACATTCCGTAGCCAGGGTAAACGGCGTCTCAGAGACCATCCTCTCGAGCCCCTTCAGATtcgtgtacgtttcaatgagatatcTCTATtttttccaaactccagagaatgtagggcaggaccgcctccagtgcaagtagaaacgtccttaaatatggagaccaaaactgcacacagtactctaggtgtggtctcatcaaatccCTGCATAAATGCAGCAAGGCcattcttattcttgtactccaatccattgtaataaagaccaacatgtcatttgccttcctaattgcttgttgtacctgcattctaactttctttAGTCCTTGTACGAGGGCACCgatgtctctctgaacatcaacatttaagcaTTTCACGCGTTACGACCGAAATAGGAGGAGTGCACACTCTTTTCTGGTtgcaattctccacaggtcacaacatatatttcagtgtttacccagttacagatacaATCAGTCAAAGattctattctttatcccagaataaaactccCCCAGCAAGTTTCCTCtgtaaacaacacaattatcaatttattataaaacaagacttagccagtaacgaagcaaagcattaacgcacagagCGAAATATGAAAGTCTCTTTTTACCTCAGCCTTtctcagaagaagaagaagaagaagaagaagaagaagaagaagaagaagaagaagaagggtggcacagtggtgcgttGGTAGCACAGCAGTCTcagctccagtgatccaggttcaattcaggatactgcctgtgtggagtttgcaagttctccctgtgtctgcgtgggtttcctccgggtgctccggtttcctcccacatgccaaagacttgcatgttgataggtaaattggccgttataaattgcctctagtataggtaggtattagggaaatatagggataggtggggatgtggtaggaatatggaattagtgtaggattagtgtaaatgggtggttggtggtcggcacagactcggtgggccgaagagcctgtttcagtgctgtatctttaaattttAAACTTAAGTGGAActgtccttttttggtttggtgtcacaaatgcatatagatggctgtcagTCGGACATTGCTGGAACATTTCTTTCCAGGTGACGTCGAAGATCAGTTtgacaggctttccaagagaaatgtgccaacaggggtttctggcaggcctttcaataggaatgtagcatcaatttctcgatCTCTTACAATTGCTTCTCAGAAcatctcaaagagatggaacagggtactgattgtgactgcttgcttggcaggttttctccagctgcctttAAAACAGTTAACACCCACAAAACActgtctaaagcgaaaccaaaaacaatatctcaagggtCCAACTCCAGATCCCAAGAAATCCTGACCCGTCACTTCTCTGGACAAAATCTCACCAAGCcacaaagcctctgctgggcaGTTATCTGAAGATAGGTGGCTTCCAGTCTgcactcccccaggctcagtgatacagacacagtggggccggtcttcactccccatcctcagtgatacagacacagtggggccggtcttcacTCCCCCAAgctgagtgatacagacacagtgggaccgggcttctctcccccaagctcagtgatacagacacagtggggctggtcttgtctccaccaggctcagtgatgcagacacagtggggccggtcttgtctcccccaggctccgtgacacagacacagtggggctggtcttctctACCCCATTCTTAGTGAGACAgacacagtgggaccagtctgctctgccccaagctcagtgattgagacacATTGGAGCCGGGCAGCTCTCCTCTGGGCTCAGTGATGCGGACAGAGTGGGGCccgactgctctcccccaagctccgtcacagaaatctagaggggctggtctgttctaccccaggctcagttacatagacaccgtggggcctgtctgccctccccaggctcaatgatacagacacagtggggccgcacTGCACTCCCCCAgcatcagtaatataaacacagggGAACAGGCACAAatctccacaggctcagtgatacagacacagtggggtaagtcttctctcccccagtctcagtggTACTGTCACCGTGGCAAGGTTCTGCTATACCACTGACGCAATGATACTGTCACCGAGGGGAAGGTCTGCtataccccagggtcagtgatacagacacagtgcggccggtctgctctaacccagggtcagtgatacagacacagtgggggtgGTCGGCTCTCCGCTGGCTAAGTGATAGggacacagtggggacggtctgctctccccaaatccagtgatccagacacagtggagccggtcatctctcccccaggatctgtaatacagagacagtggaacaggcacatctcaacacaggctcagtgatacaggcacagtggggacagtcttctctcccccagtgtgagtggtactgtcaccgcggggaaggcctgctctcgaacacgctcagtgatgcagacacagtcgggccagtctgctctctcccaggctcagtgatacagacacagtgggacagtcttgtctcccccaggctcagtgatacagacacagtggggccggtcttgtctcccccaggctcagtgatacagacacagtggggccggtcttatctcccccaggctcagtgataaagacacagtggggtcgggcTTCTCACCCCCAAGctcagtgaaacagacacagtggggccggtctgctctcccccaggctcagtgatacagacacaatggggccggtcttgtctcccccaggctcagtgatacaaacacagtggggccggtcttgtctcccccaggctcagtgatacagacacagtggggctggtcttctctcccccaggctcagtggtacagacacattagagccgagttgctctcccccagtcttcgtgagactgacacagtgggaccagtctgctctgccccaagctcagtgattgagacacattggagccgggcagctctcccctaggctcagtgatgcagacagagtggggccggactgctctcccccaagcttcgtcacagaaatctagaggggccggtctgttctaccccaggttcagttacatagacaccgtggggcctgtctgctctccccaggctcaatgatacagacacagtggggccggtctgctctcccccaggctcagtgatgcaggcagcgtggggccggactgctccccgccaagctccgtcacagaaagctagaggggccggtctgttccaccacaggctcagttacatagacaccgtggggcctgtctgctctccccaggttcaatgatacagacacagtggggccggtctgccctccaccatcatcagtaatatagacacagtggaacaggcacaactctccacaggctcagtgatacagacacactggggccggtctgctctcccccaggctcagtgatacagacacagtttggccggtcttgtctcccccaggtacagtgatgcagacacagcggggctggtcttgtctcccccaggctcagtgatgcagacacagtggggccggtctgctctcccccaggcgtagtgatacagacacagtggggccgatctagtttcccccaggctcagtgatacagacacagtggggcctgtctgctctctcccaggctcaatgagacagacacatgggggccggtttgctctcccccatgctcagtgatactgactcggaggggccggtctcgtctcctccaggctcagtgatgcagacacagttgggccggactgccctcccccaagctccgtcacaggaaTCTAGAGGGGCCGATCTGTtcgaccccaggctcagttacatagacaccgtggggcctgtctgctctccccaggctcaatgatacagacacagtggggccggtctgccctcccccgtcatcagtaatatagacacagtggaacaggcacaacactccacaggctcaatgatacagacacagtggggccggtcttgtctcacccaggctcagtgatgcagacacagtggggccgatctagtctcccacaggctcagtgatacagacacagtgggttcgatctcgtctcccccaggctcagtgatactgacacagaggggcctgtctgctctctcccaggctcaatgagacagacacatgggggccggtttgctctcccccaggctcagtgatactgactcggaggggccggtctcgtctcctccaggctcagtgatacagacacagttgggccggactgctctcccccaagcttcgtcacagaaatctagaggggcCGATCTGTtcgaccccaggctcagttacatagacaccgtggggcctgtctgctctccccaggctcaatgatacagacacagtggggccggtctgccctcccccgtcatcagtaatatagacacagtggaacaggcacaacactccacaggctcaatgatacagacacagtggggccggtctgccctcccccatcaacAGTAATAtatacacagtggaacaggcacaactctccacaggctcaatgatacagacacagtggggccggtctgctctcccccaggctcagtgatgcaggcagAGTGGGGCCTGACTGCTCCCcgccaagctccgtcacagaaagctggaggggccggtctgttctaccccaggctcagttacatagacaccgtggggcctgtctgctctccccaggctcaatgatacagacacagtgggccaagtcttctctcccccagtctcagtgatACTGTCACCGTGGGGAGGTTCTGCTATACCAAtgactcagtgatacagacacagtgcggcgggtctgctctaccccagggtcagtgctgcagacacagtggggctggtcggctctccactggctcagtgataggaacacagtggggacggtctgctctcccctaatccagtgatatagacacagtggagacggtcttctctcccccaggatcagtaacacagacacagtggaacaggcacatctcaacacacgctcagtgatacagacaaagtGGGGCAAGTCTTCTCTCCCGGAGTCTGAGTGGTACTGTCACCGCGGCGTAGGGCTGCtctcgaacacgctcagtgatgaagacacagtggggccggtctgctctctcccaggctcagtgatactgtcacagtggggccggtcttctctcccccagtctcagcgatacagacacagtggagctggtctgatctctcccaggctcagtgatgcagacacagtggggcctgtctgctctcccccaggctcagtgatacagacacagtgggggcggtctgctctctcccaggctcagtgatacagacacagtagggccggtctgctctcccccaggatcagtgatacagacacagtgcggccggtctgctctaccccagggtcagtgatacagacacagtggggctgttcGGCTGTCCGCTGGCTAAGTGATCGggacacagtggggacggtctgctctccccaaatccagtgatccagaaacagtggagccggtcatctctcccccaggatctgtaatacagagacagtggaacagGTACATCTcaacacaggctcagtgatacaggcacagtggggacagtcttctctcccccagtgtgAGTGGTACTTTCACCGCGGGGAAGGCCTGCtctcgaacacgctcagtgatgcagacacagtcgggccggtctgctctctcccaggctcagtgatacagacacagtggggccggtcttgtctcccccaggctcagtgatacagacacagtggggccggtcttgtctcccccaggctcagtgatacagacacagtggggccagtcttgtctcccccaggctcagtgatacagacacagtggggtcgggcTTCTCTCCCCAAAGctcagtgaaacagacacagtggggccggtcttatctcccccaggctcagtgatacagacacagtggggtcgggcTTCTCAcccccaagctcagtgatacagacacagtggggccggtctgctctcccccaggatcagtgacgcagacacaatggggccggtcttgtctcccccaggctcagtgatacaaacacagtggggccggtcttgtctcccccaggctcagtgatacagacacagtggggctggtcttctctcccccaggctcagtggtacagacacattagagccgagttgctctcccccagtcttcgtgagactgacacagtgggaccagtctgctctgccccaagctcagtgattgagacacattggagccgggcagctctccccgaggctcagtgatgcagacagagtggggccggactgctctcccccaagcttcgtcacagaaatctagaggggccggtctgttctaccccaggttcAGTtatatagacaccgtggggcctgtctgctctccccaggctcaatgatacagacacagtggggcaggtctgccctcccccatcaacAGTAATAtatacacagtggaacaggcacaactctccacaggctcaatgacacagacacagtggggccggtctgctctcccccaggctcagtgatgcaggcagagtggggccggactgctccccgccaagctccgtcacagaaagctggaggggccggtctgttctaccccaggctcagttacatagacaccgtggggcctgtctgctctccccaggctcaatgatacagacacagtggggccggtctgccctccaccatcatcagtaatatagacacagtgggacaggcacaactctccacaggctcagtgatacagacacactggggccggtctgctctcccccaggctcagtgatacagacacagtttggcctgtcttgtctcccccaggtacagtgatgcagacacagcggggctggtcttgtctcccccaggctcagtgatgcagacacagtggggccggtctgctctcccccaggcttagtgatacagacacagtggggccgatctagtctcccccaggctcagtgatacagacacagtggggcctgtctgctctctcccaggctcaatgagacagacacatgggggccggtttgctctcccccaggctcagtgatactgactcGGAGGGGCCGATCTcgtctcctccaggctcagtgatccagacacagttgggccggactgccctcccccaagctccgtcacaggaatctagaggggccggtctgttcgaccccaggctcagttacatagacaccgtggggcctgtctgctctccccaggctcaatgatgcagacacagtggggccggtctgccctcccccgtcatcagtaatatagacacagtggaacaggcacaactctccacaggctcagagatacagacacactggggccggtctgctctcccccaggctcagtgatacagacacagtttggccggtcttgtctcccccaggtacagtgatgcagacacagcggggctggtcttgtctcccccaggctcagtgatgcagacacagtgggaccggtctgctctcccccaggcttagtgatacagacacagtggggccgatctagtctcccccaggctcagtgatacagacacagtggggcctgtctgctctctcccaggctcaatgagacagacacatgggggccggtttgctctcccccaggctcagtgatactgactcGGAGGGGCCGATCTcgtctcctccaggctcagtgatacagacacagttgtgCCGGACAgccctcccccaagctccgtcacaggaaTCTAGAGGGACACGTCTGTtcgaccccaggctcagttacatagacaccgtggggcctgtctgctctccccaggctcaatggtacagacacagtggggccggtctgccctcccccgtcatcagtaatatagacacagtggaacaggcacaacactccacaggctcaatgatacagacacagtggggctggtcttgtctcacccaggctcagcgatgcagacacagtggggccgatctagtctcccacaggctcagtgatacagacacagtggggcctgtctgctctctcccaggc belongs to Heterodontus francisci isolate sHetFra1 unplaced genomic scaffold, sHetFra1.hap1 HAP1_SCAFFOLD_72, whole genome shotgun sequence and includes:
- the LOC137361144 gene encoding probable G-protein coupled receptor 139; protein product: MISNKTQSGHIFLTVNAITMPKCPNIKTLTIVVDQKTNCTSLINTITSISVNLVTIAILSRGKCGLSKCVTRYLVAMAAADLLVIILDLILRHIPIRYREAFLPIYCIHACNIHATLLDAATDGSVWFTVAFTFNRFVAICCQKLKTRYCKEKTADVVLGAVTVLSCLKDITWYFLLSNQYSRFNSPWFCRVNTDVMSSPVWGTIGFFHIILIPGIAFVLILLLNVFTVRHIIVASRARRQLRPHSSGESPGDPEMDNRRKSIILLFLISGNFILLWSELMVHSIWKCMWWLVYNSAILPAFLMKMGFMLQLLSCCTNTCIYVVTQNMFRAQLKNVMKYAITLILKLIKQ